A genomic window from Prochlorococcus sp. RS04 includes:
- the hisA gene encoding 1-(5-phosphoribosyl)-5-[(5-phosphoribosylamino)methylideneamino]imidazole-4-carboxamide isomerase, with amino-acid sequence MDLIPAIDLMNGKCVRLFKGDFNKRKDFTKEPHEQAKFWESEGAKYIHIVDLDAAKTGSPTNDKSIKKIAKTVNIPIQIGGGIRSQERIEQLFSYGIEKVIMGTSAIENKELVKDLSNKFPGRIIVGIDAKDGKVSTRGWLEQSNILATDLVKEFSSFKIASFIVTDINTDGTLEGTNEEFIKSILEITDIPVIASGGVGSISDLLSLVKFENSGLFGVIVGKALYENKFTINEANNVLSAERLNDFDLNTNYYA; translated from the coding sequence ATGGACCTAATACCAGCAATTGATTTAATGAATGGTAAGTGTGTAAGGCTTTTTAAAGGCGACTTTAATAAAAGAAAAGACTTCACAAAAGAGCCTCATGAGCAAGCTAAATTTTGGGAAAGCGAAGGAGCAAAATATATACATATAGTTGATTTGGATGCTGCAAAAACTGGATCCCCAACAAACGATAAATCAATAAAAAAGATTGCAAAAACAGTTAACATACCTATTCAAATAGGTGGGGGGATAAGGTCTCAAGAAAGGATAGAACAATTATTTTCTTATGGTATTGAGAAAGTTATCATGGGAACCTCTGCAATAGAAAATAAAGAACTAGTTAAAGACTTATCAAATAAATTTCCTGGAAGGATAATTGTTGGGATAGATGCAAAAGATGGAAAAGTGAGTACAAGGGGTTGGCTTGAGCAATCTAATATTTTGGCCACAGATCTAGTAAAGGAGTTTTCTTCATTTAAAATTGCTAGTTTTATTGTTACAGATATAAATACAGATGGGACTTTAGAAGGGACAAATGAAGAATTCATAAAAAGCATACTTGAAATTACAGATATTCCAGTAATAGCCTCAGGCGGTGTTGGTTCAATTTCTGATTTATTATCGTTAGTAAAATTTGAAAACTCTGGACTCTTTGGAGTAATAGTAGGTAAAGCTCTATATGAAAATAAATTCACAATAAACGAAGCGAATAATGTATTGTCAGCAGAGAGATTAAATGACTTTGATTTAAACACAAATTACTACGCTTAA
- a CDS encoding ABC transporter ATP-binding protein, with protein MKNDALIIDDLHHKYDKRECSNWILNEINLKIENGELLGLLGPSGCGKTTLLRLIAGFEYPSKGRISLNDTEISNRKKILSPEKRNIGMVFQDYALFPHLTVLENVIFGLKNKKDRSRVDYLLNVVGLDNFVGRYPHELSGGQKQRLAIARALAPGTNFILLDEPFCSLDMHVKLKLRSELPNILKGCNASGLMVTHDPEEAMSICDKVAVMKDGKIHQIDTPINLLNNPKTIFVSSFILGNNIINLKKNGNAYMSCLGEINSSGVLQSANIKSMSISPKFISIKKSESGNANVISKEFLGEFLIYKVTINGNILRVRTDINNLLNNGDKCSLFINKNSYYFLYPGAHKVYI; from the coding sequence GTGAAAAATGATGCGTTAATAATTGATGATTTGCATCATAAATACGATAAGCGAGAATGTTCAAATTGGATATTAAACGAAATTAATCTAAAAATTGAAAACGGCGAATTGTTAGGGTTGCTTGGACCTTCTGGTTGCGGAAAAACTACTCTTTTAAGATTAATCGCGGGGTTCGAATATCCTTCTAAAGGGAGGATTTCTCTAAATGATACTGAAATTTCAAATAGGAAAAAAATTCTTAGTCCTGAGAAAAGAAATATTGGTATGGTTTTTCAAGACTATGCACTTTTCCCTCACTTAACTGTTTTGGAAAATGTAATTTTTGGTTTGAAAAACAAAAAAGATAGATCTAGAGTTGATTATTTATTAAATGTTGTCGGTCTCGATAATTTTGTTGGAAGGTACCCACATGAATTGTCTGGAGGCCAAAAACAAAGACTCGCAATTGCGAGGGCTCTTGCTCCAGGTACAAACTTTATTTTATTAGATGAACCTTTTTGTAGTCTTGATATGCATGTCAAACTAAAATTGAGAAGTGAACTCCCTAATATTCTAAAAGGTTGTAATGCAAGCGGATTGATGGTTACACATGATCCGGAAGAAGCGATGTCAATTTGCGATAAAGTCGCTGTTATGAAGGATGGAAAAATTCATCAAATTGATACTCCAATTAACCTTCTAAATAATCCCAAGACCATATTTGTTAGTAGTTTTATTTTGGGCAATAATATTATTAATCTCAAAAAAAATGGTAATGCATATATGTCTTGTTTAGGTGAAATAAATAGTTCAGGAGTTTTACAATCTGCAAATATTAAAAGTATGTCAATTTCGCCTAAATTTATTTCAATTAAAAAATCAGAATCTGGAAATGCGAATGTGATATCTAAAGAATTTCTTGGAGAATTTCTTATATATAAAGTAACTATTAATGGAAACATATTGCGGGTTAGAACTGATATTAATAATCTCTTAAATAATGGTGATAAATGTTCTCTTTTTATAAATAAAAATAGTTATTATTTTTTATATCCTGGAGCACATAAGGTATATATATAG
- the pgsA gene encoding CDP-diacylglycerol--glycerol-3-phosphate 3-phosphatidyltransferase, whose amino-acid sequence MALNIPNLLSISRLFLVFPLILFLEINRPIYVFILIIIGGLTDYFDGLIARKFNLKTRLGAILDPLSDKVFYLIPLTFLCKNNFIPFWSLSLILFRELIISSLRNSTKDGLPASMLGKYKTFFFFISVITFFTPLKNSLLDNLALIFYWLGFILTFVTLLGYLRIKKNIV is encoded by the coding sequence TTGGCATTGAATATTCCCAATTTATTATCAATATCTCGCCTTTTCCTTGTATTTCCATTAATACTTTTTTTAGAAATTAATAGACCAATTTATGTATTTATATTGATTATTATTGGCGGTTTAACTGATTATTTTGACGGGTTAATTGCAAGGAAATTTAATCTTAAAACCAGATTAGGAGCTATCCTAGATCCTTTAAGCGATAAAGTATTCTATTTAATTCCTCTGACCTTCCTTTGTAAAAATAATTTTATACCCTTCTGGTCATTGTCATTAATTTTATTTAGAGAATTAATTATCTCTAGCTTAAGGAACTCTACAAAAGACGGCTTACCAGCATCAATGTTAGGAAAATATAAAACATTTTTCTTTTTTATTTCAGTAATTACCTTTTTTACACCATTAAAAAATAGCTTATTGGATAATTTGGCTTTAATTTTTTATTGGCTAGGATTCATCCTGACTTTTGTTACTTTATTAGGCTATTTAAGAATTAAAAAGAATATTGTCTGA
- a CDS encoding PCC domain-containing protein: MQPHSLKLSPESDLINSIKEYSLSNNLYGYVSGVVGNLRTVCIQCPGNQEINKFEGNLEIVSLNGHFNKGDVHLHLSFADEGCNVFGGHLEEGCIVKKGTDILLLSFEQKIINISSNDLLKNESRVKAYILKDCPWSKRAIRLLNSLSIPHEVTLIENDESFKKVMAQSSHNTFPQIFLDNKFFGGYDELSEQAKLDNLSSFK, translated from the coding sequence ATGCAGCCTCATAGCCTAAAGCTATCTCCAGAATCTGATTTGATAAATTCAATTAAAGAATATTCTTTATCGAATAATTTATATGGGTATGTTTCTGGAGTGGTTGGTAATCTTAGAACAGTTTGTATTCAATGCCCAGGTAATCAAGAGATAAATAAATTTGAGGGAAATCTAGAGATAGTTTCTTTAAACGGACATTTTAATAAAGGAGATGTTCATTTACATTTGAGTTTTGCAGATGAGGGATGTAATGTCTTTGGCGGTCATCTTGAGGAGGGTTGCATTGTAAAAAAAGGTACTGATATATTATTACTTTCTTTTGAACAGAAAATTATTAATATCTCAAGTAATGATTTATTAAAAAATGAATCACGTGTAAAAGCATATATTTTAAAGGATTGTCCTTGGTCTAAAAGAGCAATTAGGTTGCTTAATTCTTTATCTATCCCTCATGAAGTTACTTTAATAGAAAATGATGAGAGCTTTAAAAAAGTAATGGCTCAAAGTAGCCATAATACTTTCCCTCAAATATTTTTGGATAATAAATTTTTTGGAGGATATGATGAACTTTCAGAACAAGCAAAATTAGATAACTTAAGTTCATTTAAGTAA
- a CDS encoding SDR family oxidoreductase: MKIAITGASGKTGYRISEEAVKKGYKVRQIIRKNSKVSAGLERLETIRVSLDNKGGLDEAFKDIDALIIATGARASLDLTGPAKVDALGVYRQLESCKRVGIKRVILVSSLCTGKLFHPLNLFGLILIWKKLGENFLRNSNFDWTIIRPGGLKENEDIKSENINYSKEDTQINGSIPRRLVAQCCIDSLKNKESINKLIEITSSNDNKKISFKKAMQMI; this comes from the coding sequence ATGAAAATAGCAATTACTGGTGCATCGGGGAAAACAGGTTATAGAATTTCCGAAGAAGCAGTTAAGAAAGGATATAAAGTAAGGCAAATCATTAGAAAGAATTCAAAAGTCTCAGCAGGACTAGAGCGTTTAGAAACAATTAGGGTTTCATTAGACAATAAAGGGGGACTTGATGAAGCATTTAAAGATATTGATGCCTTGATAATTGCTACTGGAGCGAGAGCATCATTAGATTTAACTGGTCCTGCAAAGGTTGATGCATTAGGTGTATACAGGCAATTAGAGAGTTGCAAAAGAGTTGGTATTAAAAGGGTTATTTTAGTTAGTTCCCTTTGTACTGGTAAATTATTTCACCCATTAAACTTATTTGGATTAATTCTTATTTGGAAGAAATTAGGTGAAAACTTTCTACGTAATTCAAATTTTGATTGGACCATTATTAGACCTGGAGGATTAAAGGAAAATGAAGATATTAAATCAGAAAATATAAATTATTCAAAAGAAGATACTCAAATTAATGGATCAATCCCAAGAAGATTAGTTGCGCAATGTTGTATAGATTCTTTAAAAAACAAAGAATCCATAAATAAATTAATAGAAATTACAAGTTCGAATGATAATAAAAAGATATCTTTTAAAAAAGCTATGCAAATGATTTAA
- the nth gene encoding endonuclease III has translation MRKSERAEIIRKELKKLYPSPPIPLDHTNAYTLLVAVVLSAQSTDKKVNELTKNLFKVADNPEKMMQLGINGIYEYIKFLGLSNQKSKNIYNLSKLLIEKHNATVPDSFEKLESLPGVGHKTASVVMSQVFKIPSFPVDTHIHRLAQRWGLSNGDSVVQTEKDLKKIFPINDWNTLHLQIIFYGREYCTARGCDGTKCYLCRTLYPKRKKKFICKKP, from the coding sequence ATGAGAAAGTCTGAAAGAGCAGAAATAATACGCAAGGAACTCAAAAAGCTATATCCATCGCCTCCAATACCCCTTGATCATACAAATGCATATACTCTTCTAGTCGCCGTAGTTTTAAGTGCTCAATCAACAGATAAGAAAGTTAATGAATTAACAAAAAACTTATTTAAAGTTGCAGACAATCCAGAAAAGATGATGCAGCTAGGTATTAATGGCATTTACGAATACATAAAATTTTTAGGTCTATCTAATCAAAAATCAAAAAACATCTATAACTTATCTAAATTATTGATTGAGAAGCATAATGCTACGGTCCCAGATTCTTTTGAGAAGCTTGAATCTCTTCCAGGGGTAGGTCATAAAACAGCATCAGTTGTAATGTCTCAAGTGTTTAAAATACCTTCATTCCCAGTAGATACTCACATACACAGGTTGGCGCAAAGATGGGGCCTATCAAATGGCGATAGCGTAGTTCAAACAGAAAAAGACCTAAAAAAAATATTTCCTATTAATGATTGGAATACTTTACATTTGCAAATAATCTTTTATGGCAGAGAATACTGTACTGCAAGAGGCTGTGATGGAACAAAATGTTATTTATGTCGCACTCTTTATCCCAAAAGAAAAAAGAAATTTATATGTAAAAAGCCTTAA
- a CDS encoding NAD-dependent epimerase/dehydratase family protein: MKILVMGGTRFVGKSLVGKLLSKNYDIHIFTRGNKSNPEKTNLIKGDRNNSEDIFKLRNEKYDVVFDISGRELEQTKLLIENLDNSFQRYIYVSSAGVYKDNCELPLSEVDPIDPESRHKGKFETENWLKNQKIPFTSFRPTYIYGPGNYNKIENWFFERLFNKKSIPIPGDGSLITQLGHVSDLTDVMIRCINFENSKNNIYNCSGEKGVTIKGLIYFCANVLGLNQNEISLRTFDYQKLDPKSRKGFPIRLNHYQTDISKIKRDLEWAPTFDLLNGLKDSFVNDFNNKKSQEFDENSDNILFNS; this comes from the coding sequence ATGAAAATTCTTGTAATGGGTGGCACTAGATTTGTTGGTAAGTCTTTGGTTGGAAAGTTATTAAGTAAAAATTATGATATTCATATTTTTACAAGAGGTAATAAAAGTAATCCTGAAAAAACAAATTTAATTAAGGGTGATAGAAATAATTCAGAAGATATCTTCAAGCTAAGAAATGAAAAGTATGATGTTGTTTTTGATATTTCTGGACGAGAGTTAGAACAAACCAAACTTCTTATAGAGAATTTAGATAACTCTTTCCAGAGATATATATACGTAAGCTCTGCAGGTGTTTATAAAGATAATTGTGAATTACCCTTATCCGAAGTTGATCCAATTGATCCGGAAAGTAGGCATAAAGGTAAGTTTGAGACAGAAAATTGGTTAAAAAACCAAAAAATTCCTTTTACGAGTTTTAGACCTACTTACATTTATGGACCAGGAAATTATAATAAAATTGAAAATTGGTTTTTTGAAAGGTTATTTAATAAAAAATCTATACCAATTCCTGGGGACGGTTCTTTAATTACTCAGCTAGGCCATGTTTCGGATCTAACTGATGTAATGATTAGGTGCATAAATTTTGAAAATTCCAAAAATAATATTTACAATTGTTCAGGTGAAAAAGGAGTGACAATCAAGGGTTTAATTTATTTCTGTGCGAATGTTCTTGGATTAAACCAAAATGAGATTTCTTTAAGAACATTTGATTATCAAAAATTAGATCCTAAGTCTCGAAAGGGATTTCCAATTAGATTAAATCATTATCAGACTGATATCTCTAAGATAAAACGTGATTTAGAGTGGGCGCCAACTTTTGATTTACTTAATGGTCTGAAGGATAGTTTTGTGAATGATTTTAATAATAAAAAGAGTCAGGAGTTTGATGAAAATTCAGACAATATTCTTTTTAATTCTTAA